The following coding sequences lie in one Oncorhynchus kisutch isolate 150728-3 linkage group LG3, Okis_V2, whole genome shotgun sequence genomic window:
- the LOC109877882 gene encoding trichohyalin-like isoform X1, whose protein sequence is MAESRVHMKMAESRVHNQFKLTSEDHVRANVGEEVTLPCHLSPDTSAVATTIRWFKGTECIYLYKNGQLTERSGYEGRVSLITQELERGNVSLRLRDFRRSDRGVYICQVIHGEQKEEAAVGLRVRRESGWEIESGSWYLQHETQEDRLKREASAGELELKMEKELKEELREEMMKQLEEKLDDMTQEVREKERLLDDMTQEVREKERLLEEKNQIMEQRDTLLEEKENQLEEKDKQLKDRDIQLEDRDHRLGEKDKQLKERDLQLEDSNHRLGEKDKQLEERDKHLEERDKRLEERDKVLKGKENELKERRQEVEERRQEVEERRQEVEEKDNLLEERENQLKERDKQVEGVNNENAELAQQICDVKTEVERLRREISAQMTEHGETSDTGSILPVRRRQSLEDPPLMEGESSSPDSPVSPSVSELRLVLLGRTGAGRSAAGNTILGREEFGAQASPSAVTQRSKRREGDVCGRRLVLVDTPDWFCPGLSLEEMRQDVGLCVRLSAPGPHAFLLVIPVETSKGEERGVLESIEEMFGEGCWGHTVILFTHDDGLKEQSIEEFIQAGSQDLQQLVEKSGSRYHVLNIKDRAHGTQISELLDQVEEMVAGNRERFYSSQTYQEAEDQVREMEGNIQRERGERKQREERDLRERLQKELQYSLIKIEGVIQEHEGDIRTLSERTSELERQVKEERDEEKKRELERELKRESDRREEMERKLERFREKRENERREMEERHRQEIENYEGEARVEAERNLMKIVLPELQRSIMISQTKMEREFSRQMEEKNRQMKEKNIEMGRLRQNLKEVREAHSVLQKGLEREGKGQRALIGLLGWVMRISSSWILHNLI, encoded by the exons ATCAGTTTAAACTCACCTCAGAAGACCATGTGAGGGCTAATGTTGGTGAAGAGGTCACCCTCCCCTGTCACCTCTCACCTGACACCAGTGCTGTTGCCACGACGATCAGGTGGTTTAAAGGGACAGAGTGTATTTACCTGTATAAGAATGGCCAGTTGACAGAGAGGAGTGGCTATGAGGGCAGAGTGAGTCTGATCACCCAGGAGCTGGAGAGAGGCAACGTGTCTCTGAGGCTGAGAGACTTCAGGAGGTCAGATAGAGGAGTCTACATCTGTCAGGTCATCCATGGAGAACAGAAGGAGGAGGCTGCAGTGGGTTTAAGGGTCAGAAGAG AATCAG GATGGG AAATAG AGTCAGGATCATGGTATTTACAACATGAGACCCAGGAGGACAGGCTGAAGAGGGAGGCATCAGCTGGTGAGCTTG AGTTGAAGATGGAAAAAGAATTAAAAGAGGAATTAAGAGAGGAGATGATGAAACAACTAGAGGAGAAACTAGATGATATGACccaggaagtgagagagaaagagagactcctGGATGATATGACccaggaagtgagagagaaagagagactcctGGAGGAGAAGAACCAGATAATGGAACAGAGGGACACACTATTAGAAGAGAAAGAAAACCAACTGGAAGAGAAAGACAAGCAACTAAAGGATAGAGACATTCAACTAGAGGACAGAGACCACAGACTGGGAGAGAAAGACAAGCAACTAAAGGAAAGAGACCTTCAACTAGAGGACAGCAACCACAGACTGGGAGAGAAGGACAAACAACtggaagagagagacaaacatctggaagagagagacaaacgactggaagagagagacaaagtacTGAAGGGAAAAGAAAATGAACtaaaagagaggagacaggaagtagaagagaggagacaggaagtagaagagaggagacaggaagtaGAAGAGAAAGACAACctactagaggagagagagaaccagttaAAGGAAAGAGACAAACAGGTGGAGGGTGTCAACAATGAAAATGCTGAACTGG CTCAACAGATATGTGATGTGAAGactgaggtagagagactgagaaGAGAGATCTCAGCCCAGATGACTG AACATGGAGAGACGTCAGATACAGGTTCCATCCTCCCAGTCAGGAGAAGACAGAGCCTGGAGGATCCTCCACTTA tggaaggagagagcagcagtCCAGACTCCCCAGTGTCTCCCAGTGTGTCTGAGCTGAGACTGGTGCTGCTGGGGAGGACTGGGGCTGGGAGGAGTGCAGCAGGAAACACCATCCTGGGCAGAGAGGAGTTTGGGGCCCAGGCCAGCCCCTCTGCAGTGACCCAGAGGagtaagaggagagagggggacgtGTGTGGGAGACGGCTGGTGCTGGTGGACACTCCAGACTGGTTCTGTCCTGGACTCTCTCTGGAGGAGATGAGACAGGATGTGGGgctctgtgtccgtctgtctgcccCGGGACCCCACGCCTTCCTCCTGGTCATACCAGTGGAGACCtccaagggggaggagagaggggtgctgGAGAGTATAGAGGAGATGTTTGGGGAGGGTTGTTGGGGACACACTGTGATTCTATTCACCCATGATGATGGACTGAAAGAGCAGAGCATTGAGGAGTTTATCCAAGCAGGAAGTCAGGACCTCCAGCAGCTTGTAGAGAAAAGTGGGAGCAGGTACCACGTCCTCAACATTAAGGACAGGGCCCATGGCACTCAGATATCAGAGCTGCTGGATCAGGTAGAGGAGATGGtggcaggaaacagagagagattctACAGCAGTCAGACCTACCAGGAGGCAGAGGACCaggttagagagatggagggaaacatccagagagagagaggagagaggaaacagagggaggagagagacttgAGAGAGAGGCTTCAGAAGGAGTTGCAGTACTCTCTGATAAAGATAGAGGGAGTGATCCAGGAACATGAGGGAGATATCAGAACACTCAGTGAAAGAACCAGTGAACTGGAGAGACAGgtgaaagaagagagggatgaggagaagaaaagagagctggagagggagcTGAAGAGGGAGTCTgataggagggaggagatggagagaaagctggagagatttagagagaagagagagaatgagaggagggagatggaggagagacacagacaggagatAGAGAACTATGAAGGAGAGGCCAGAGTTGAAGCAGAGAGAAACCTGATGAAGATAGTTCTGCCTGAGTTACAGAGGAGCATCATGATCTCACAGACAAAGATGGAGAGGGAGTTCAGCAGACAGATGGAGGAGAAGAATAGACAGATGAAAGAGAagaatatagagatggggagactAAGACAGAACTTGAAAGAAGTCAGGGAAGCTCACTCAGTGTTGCAGAAGGGACTGGAACGAGAGGGGAAAGGTCAGAGGGCACTGATAGGGTTGTTGGGCTGGGTCATGAGAATCTCATCAAGTTGGATTCTCCACAATCTGATATGA
- the LOC109877882 gene encoding trichohyalin-like isoform X2, producing the protein MAESRVHMKMAESRVHNQFKLTSEDHVRANVGEEVTLPCHLSPDTSAVATTIRWFKGTECIYLYKNGQLTERSGYEGRVSLITQELERGNVSLRLRDFRRSDRGVYICQVIHGEQKEEAAVGLRVRRESEIESGSWYLQHETQEDRLKREASAGELELKMEKELKEELREEMMKQLEEKLDDMTQEVREKERLLDDMTQEVREKERLLEEKNQIMEQRDTLLEEKENQLEEKDKQLKDRDIQLEDRDHRLGEKDKQLKERDLQLEDSNHRLGEKDKQLEERDKHLEERDKRLEERDKVLKGKENELKERRQEVEERRQEVEERRQEVEEKDNLLEERENQLKERDKQVEGVNNENAELAQQICDVKTEVERLRREISAQMTEHGETSDTGSILPVRRRQSLEDPPLMEGESSSPDSPVSPSVSELRLVLLGRTGAGRSAAGNTILGREEFGAQASPSAVTQRSKRREGDVCGRRLVLVDTPDWFCPGLSLEEMRQDVGLCVRLSAPGPHAFLLVIPVETSKGEERGVLESIEEMFGEGCWGHTVILFTHDDGLKEQSIEEFIQAGSQDLQQLVEKSGSRYHVLNIKDRAHGTQISELLDQVEEMVAGNRERFYSSQTYQEAEDQVREMEGNIQRERGERKQREERDLRERLQKELQYSLIKIEGVIQEHEGDIRTLSERTSELERQVKEERDEEKKRELERELKRESDRREEMERKLERFREKRENERREMEERHRQEIENYEGEARVEAERNLMKIVLPELQRSIMISQTKMEREFSRQMEEKNRQMKEKNIEMGRLRQNLKEVREAHSVLQKGLEREGKGQRALIGLLGWVMRISSSWILHNLI; encoded by the exons ATCAGTTTAAACTCACCTCAGAAGACCATGTGAGGGCTAATGTTGGTGAAGAGGTCACCCTCCCCTGTCACCTCTCACCTGACACCAGTGCTGTTGCCACGACGATCAGGTGGTTTAAAGGGACAGAGTGTATTTACCTGTATAAGAATGGCCAGTTGACAGAGAGGAGTGGCTATGAGGGCAGAGTGAGTCTGATCACCCAGGAGCTGGAGAGAGGCAACGTGTCTCTGAGGCTGAGAGACTTCAGGAGGTCAGATAGAGGAGTCTACATCTGTCAGGTCATCCATGGAGAACAGAAGGAGGAGGCTGCAGTGGGTTTAAGGGTCAGAAGAG AATCAG AAATAG AGTCAGGATCATGGTATTTACAACATGAGACCCAGGAGGACAGGCTGAAGAGGGAGGCATCAGCTGGTGAGCTTG AGTTGAAGATGGAAAAAGAATTAAAAGAGGAATTAAGAGAGGAGATGATGAAACAACTAGAGGAGAAACTAGATGATATGACccaggaagtgagagagaaagagagactcctGGATGATATGACccaggaagtgagagagaaagagagactcctGGAGGAGAAGAACCAGATAATGGAACAGAGGGACACACTATTAGAAGAGAAAGAAAACCAACTGGAAGAGAAAGACAAGCAACTAAAGGATAGAGACATTCAACTAGAGGACAGAGACCACAGACTGGGAGAGAAAGACAAGCAACTAAAGGAAAGAGACCTTCAACTAGAGGACAGCAACCACAGACTGGGAGAGAAGGACAAACAACtggaagagagagacaaacatctggaagagagagacaaacgactggaagagagagacaaagtacTGAAGGGAAAAGAAAATGAACtaaaagagaggagacaggaagtagaagagaggagacaggaagtagaagagaggagacaggaagtaGAAGAGAAAGACAACctactagaggagagagagaaccagttaAAGGAAAGAGACAAACAGGTGGAGGGTGTCAACAATGAAAATGCTGAACTGG CTCAACAGATATGTGATGTGAAGactgaggtagagagactgagaaGAGAGATCTCAGCCCAGATGACTG AACATGGAGAGACGTCAGATACAGGTTCCATCCTCCCAGTCAGGAGAAGACAGAGCCTGGAGGATCCTCCACTTA tggaaggagagagcagcagtCCAGACTCCCCAGTGTCTCCCAGTGTGTCTGAGCTGAGACTGGTGCTGCTGGGGAGGACTGGGGCTGGGAGGAGTGCAGCAGGAAACACCATCCTGGGCAGAGAGGAGTTTGGGGCCCAGGCCAGCCCCTCTGCAGTGACCCAGAGGagtaagaggagagagggggacgtGTGTGGGAGACGGCTGGTGCTGGTGGACACTCCAGACTGGTTCTGTCCTGGACTCTCTCTGGAGGAGATGAGACAGGATGTGGGgctctgtgtccgtctgtctgcccCGGGACCCCACGCCTTCCTCCTGGTCATACCAGTGGAGACCtccaagggggaggagagaggggtgctgGAGAGTATAGAGGAGATGTTTGGGGAGGGTTGTTGGGGACACACTGTGATTCTATTCACCCATGATGATGGACTGAAAGAGCAGAGCATTGAGGAGTTTATCCAAGCAGGAAGTCAGGACCTCCAGCAGCTTGTAGAGAAAAGTGGGAGCAGGTACCACGTCCTCAACATTAAGGACAGGGCCCATGGCACTCAGATATCAGAGCTGCTGGATCAGGTAGAGGAGATGGtggcaggaaacagagagagattctACAGCAGTCAGACCTACCAGGAGGCAGAGGACCaggttagagagatggagggaaacatccagagagagagaggagagaggaaacagagggaggagagagacttgAGAGAGAGGCTTCAGAAGGAGTTGCAGTACTCTCTGATAAAGATAGAGGGAGTGATCCAGGAACATGAGGGAGATATCAGAACACTCAGTGAAAGAACCAGTGAACTGGAGAGACAGgtgaaagaagagagggatgaggagaagaaaagagagctggagagggagcTGAAGAGGGAGTCTgataggagggaggagatggagagaaagctggagagatttagagagaagagagagaatgagaggagggagatggaggagagacacagacaggagatAGAGAACTATGAAGGAGAGGCCAGAGTTGAAGCAGAGAGAAACCTGATGAAGATAGTTCTGCCTGAGTTACAGAGGAGCATCATGATCTCACAGACAAAGATGGAGAGGGAGTTCAGCAGACAGATGGAGGAGAAGAATAGACAGATGAAAGAGAagaatatagagatggggagactAAGACAGAACTTGAAAGAAGTCAGGGAAGCTCACTCAGTGTTGCAGAAGGGACTGGAACGAGAGGGGAAAGGTCAGAGGGCACTGATAGGGTTGTTGGGCTGGGTCATGAGAATCTCATCAAGTTGGATTCTCCACAATCTGATATGA
- the LOC109877882 gene encoding trichohyalin-like isoform X3, whose product MAESRVHNQFKLTSEDHVRANVGEEVTLPCHLSPDTSAVATTIRWFKGTECIYLYKNGQLTERSGYEGRVSLITQELERGNVSLRLRDFRRSDRGVYICQVIHGEQKEEAAVGLRVRRESGWEIESGSWYLQHETQEDRLKREASAGELELKMEKELKEELREEMMKQLEEKLDDMTQEVREKERLLDDMTQEVREKERLLEEKNQIMEQRDTLLEEKENQLEEKDKQLKDRDIQLEDRDHRLGEKDKQLKERDLQLEDSNHRLGEKDKQLEERDKHLEERDKRLEERDKVLKGKENELKERRQEVEERRQEVEERRQEVEEKDNLLEERENQLKERDKQVEGVNNENAELAQQICDVKTEVERLRREISAQMTEHGETSDTGSILPVRRRQSLEDPPLMEGESSSPDSPVSPSVSELRLVLLGRTGAGRSAAGNTILGREEFGAQASPSAVTQRSKRREGDVCGRRLVLVDTPDWFCPGLSLEEMRQDVGLCVRLSAPGPHAFLLVIPVETSKGEERGVLESIEEMFGEGCWGHTVILFTHDDGLKEQSIEEFIQAGSQDLQQLVEKSGSRYHVLNIKDRAHGTQISELLDQVEEMVAGNRERFYSSQTYQEAEDQVREMEGNIQRERGERKQREERDLRERLQKELQYSLIKIEGVIQEHEGDIRTLSERTSELERQVKEERDEEKKRELERELKRESDRREEMERKLERFREKRENERREMEERHRQEIENYEGEARVEAERNLMKIVLPELQRSIMISQTKMEREFSRQMEEKNRQMKEKNIEMGRLRQNLKEVREAHSVLQKGLEREGKGQRALIGLLGWVMRISSSWILHNLI is encoded by the exons ATCAGTTTAAACTCACCTCAGAAGACCATGTGAGGGCTAATGTTGGTGAAGAGGTCACCCTCCCCTGTCACCTCTCACCTGACACCAGTGCTGTTGCCACGACGATCAGGTGGTTTAAAGGGACAGAGTGTATTTACCTGTATAAGAATGGCCAGTTGACAGAGAGGAGTGGCTATGAGGGCAGAGTGAGTCTGATCACCCAGGAGCTGGAGAGAGGCAACGTGTCTCTGAGGCTGAGAGACTTCAGGAGGTCAGATAGAGGAGTCTACATCTGTCAGGTCATCCATGGAGAACAGAAGGAGGAGGCTGCAGTGGGTTTAAGGGTCAGAAGAG AATCAG GATGGG AAATAG AGTCAGGATCATGGTATTTACAACATGAGACCCAGGAGGACAGGCTGAAGAGGGAGGCATCAGCTGGTGAGCTTG AGTTGAAGATGGAAAAAGAATTAAAAGAGGAATTAAGAGAGGAGATGATGAAACAACTAGAGGAGAAACTAGATGATATGACccaggaagtgagagagaaagagagactcctGGATGATATGACccaggaagtgagagagaaagagagactcctGGAGGAGAAGAACCAGATAATGGAACAGAGGGACACACTATTAGAAGAGAAAGAAAACCAACTGGAAGAGAAAGACAAGCAACTAAAGGATAGAGACATTCAACTAGAGGACAGAGACCACAGACTGGGAGAGAAAGACAAGCAACTAAAGGAAAGAGACCTTCAACTAGAGGACAGCAACCACAGACTGGGAGAGAAGGACAAACAACtggaagagagagacaaacatctggaagagagagacaaacgactggaagagagagacaaagtacTGAAGGGAAAAGAAAATGAACtaaaagagaggagacaggaagtagaagagaggagacaggaagtagaagagaggagacaggaagtaGAAGAGAAAGACAACctactagaggagagagagaaccagttaAAGGAAAGAGACAAACAGGTGGAGGGTGTCAACAATGAAAATGCTGAACTGG CTCAACAGATATGTGATGTGAAGactgaggtagagagactgagaaGAGAGATCTCAGCCCAGATGACTG AACATGGAGAGACGTCAGATACAGGTTCCATCCTCCCAGTCAGGAGAAGACAGAGCCTGGAGGATCCTCCACTTA tggaaggagagagcagcagtCCAGACTCCCCAGTGTCTCCCAGTGTGTCTGAGCTGAGACTGGTGCTGCTGGGGAGGACTGGGGCTGGGAGGAGTGCAGCAGGAAACACCATCCTGGGCAGAGAGGAGTTTGGGGCCCAGGCCAGCCCCTCTGCAGTGACCCAGAGGagtaagaggagagagggggacgtGTGTGGGAGACGGCTGGTGCTGGTGGACACTCCAGACTGGTTCTGTCCTGGACTCTCTCTGGAGGAGATGAGACAGGATGTGGGgctctgtgtccgtctgtctgcccCGGGACCCCACGCCTTCCTCCTGGTCATACCAGTGGAGACCtccaagggggaggagagaggggtgctgGAGAGTATAGAGGAGATGTTTGGGGAGGGTTGTTGGGGACACACTGTGATTCTATTCACCCATGATGATGGACTGAAAGAGCAGAGCATTGAGGAGTTTATCCAAGCAGGAAGTCAGGACCTCCAGCAGCTTGTAGAGAAAAGTGGGAGCAGGTACCACGTCCTCAACATTAAGGACAGGGCCCATGGCACTCAGATATCAGAGCTGCTGGATCAGGTAGAGGAGATGGtggcaggaaacagagagagattctACAGCAGTCAGACCTACCAGGAGGCAGAGGACCaggttagagagatggagggaaacatccagagagagagaggagagaggaaacagagggaggagagagacttgAGAGAGAGGCTTCAGAAGGAGTTGCAGTACTCTCTGATAAAGATAGAGGGAGTGATCCAGGAACATGAGGGAGATATCAGAACACTCAGTGAAAGAACCAGTGAACTGGAGAGACAGgtgaaagaagagagggatgaggagaagaaaagagagctggagagggagcTGAAGAGGGAGTCTgataggagggaggagatggagagaaagctggagagatttagagagaagagagagaatgagaggagggagatggaggagagacacagacaggagatAGAGAACTATGAAGGAGAGGCCAGAGTTGAAGCAGAGAGAAACCTGATGAAGATAGTTCTGCCTGAGTTACAGAGGAGCATCATGATCTCACAGACAAAGATGGAGAGGGAGTTCAGCAGACAGATGGAGGAGAAGAATAGACAGATGAAAGAGAagaatatagagatggggagactAAGACAGAACTTGAAAGAAGTCAGGGAAGCTCACTCAGTGTTGCAGAAGGGACTGGAACGAGAGGGGAAAGGTCAGAGGGCACTGATAGGGTTGTTGGGCTGGGTCATGAGAATCTCATCAAGTTGGATTCTCCACAATCTGATATGA